Part of the Nostoc sp. ATCC 53789 genome, TTTGATTGCGGATTGGTGCTTTGAATCCTGCCTGTTTTAAAGTCTGTGCCAATAATTGGATGCGTTCTGTTTTACTACCATCGATTTCACCGAGAGTAAAGCGATCGCCTTCAATATGTTTAATTACACCTGGTTCAATTATCTCAGTTGCCGGGTAAACCACACAACCAATGGCGCGTTCAGCACCGATACTAGCTTCAATAATCCCATCTGGATCGACAGATTGAATCCGCGTACCTTCATACTCACCGCCATATTGACGAAAGTACCACCAAGGAACGCCATTTTGGGCTGTCACCACCATTGTGTGAGGATTGTAGAGTGCAGGCAGAAAGGGTGCGATCGCAGGCACACTGTGAGCCTTCACAGTTAAAATTACTACATCCTGTGGCCCCGCTTCCTGAATATTGCTAGTTGCCAACGGAGTGGCAATTTGGCTAGAACCGTCTGCCATGAGCAACTTCAACCCATTTTTTTGAATTGCCTCTAAATGGGAACCACGTGCAATTAGCGTCACTGCTTCACCTGCCAGTGCCAGTTTTGCCCCTAAATATCCACCAATTGCACCTGCGCCAACAATACAGATTTTCATTTTGTTTAGGGATAGTTAGCAAATAATTAACTACTTATTTACCCTCAAACAGCTAGGCTTTGCATCGCTTTCAGTAAATCTTGATGAACAGATTTTGAGGCAGCTATTATCAATCCAGGCAGACTATAGTTTTGACAAGTATGCAATGGCGGTAAAGTCGAACCGTCCAGAGTCGTTACAATCCAACCAGCCTCTCTCGCAATAAAAGCGA contains:
- a CDS encoding 2-dehydropantoate 2-reductase encodes the protein MKICIVGAGAIGGYLGAKLALAGEAVTLIARGSHLEAIQKNGLKLLMADGSSQIATPLATSNIQEAGPQDVVILTVKAHSVPAIAPFLPALYNPHTMVVTAQNGVPWWYFRQYGGEYEGTRIQSVDPDGIIEASIGAERAIGCVVYPATEIIEPGVIKHIEGDRFTLGEIDGSKTERIQLLAQTLKQAGFKAPIRNQIRTEIWIKLWGNVAFNPISALTGATLEDICRYPLTRELARQMMTETQAIAENLGIKFGITLEQRINGAENVGAHKTSMLQDIEAGRATEIDAIVGAVAELGKLTQIPTPYIDAIYASVKLLEATKIRI